The DNA window CTATCTACCAAGTAGTGCTTCTATAATGTTAATACAGCTATAGGATCATGTTTCTCTAATGACAAAGCATGGCTTCCTGTGTATTTAAGAATACTATCCTGAACTTAGATGCTAAATCACAATAATGGTAATGGAGTCCCTTGACCAACTCAAGCGATAGTTAgcacaatttaaaatgaaaaaagaaaaaaatatcctATTCTCACAGTACTACGTACTGTTTACTAATAACTAAAGGCAGTTTATGTGCTACCGTACAGAACCCTGAGTATGCATTTTACTCTCTCGACTTTAATTTCATGCAGTTTATGCATAGTACTTCATGATGGTACAAAAAAGAAACCCACCTTTCAAGTCTGTTCAAACATAAACCCATTGAACAGGAAAGTGACCGATACTTGGTAGAGAACTCTATCAACCACCCAAGAAGAAGACCAAATGCTCCGATTCCCATCACAAGGATAATATTGGATGACCTGCACAGCTTAGCTTAGTCAAATACCTTCCATTGCTGCTAGAACTGGGTCATATATTGGAATTAACACAAATGTCACCAGATCCATATACCTGGTTGCCTTAGTTATGGCCATCAAGGCAGTAAGGATAGCCACAGCTGTGTGGATTGCCCTTTTAAAGACTTCATCAATTGTTGTGAGGTATATAAAAGTGCTCACTACAGCCATGAAAGAGAGCCAAAAGTCCATAAACTGAAACATTTCCGAAGTTACCAGTCAATATTAGTTCAAACCAGTAACTATAAATAGGATAGTGATCTTTTATGCAAGTTGGATTCATGTTTTCCAAATGTATTTCAACCATGATCTTTACAAGTTTTTCATGACAAATAATGAATCATTCTTAGGAAATCGTATCAACAAGTACCTGTAAAACACCAAAGGACAATACACACCAGGTACCCACATCACATGCATGATATAATCCGCTTGAAATTCCACTCACTGTGTAGACCACCCATTCTGCGAATGCCTGCATATAAACAGGTAATTTAGTCTTTGACAAAATACAGATATCAAAGAATGATGGTTAGGTATGTCATTGACATGGCTGGAAATTTCAAGAAACCTCTAATGTTTCATCACAAAAGGTTGGCACTCTTTGCCATCAGAAATCAGAAACATTTGCAAGTGAGTCCACGAAATAAATGGAGATTTACCTTCTGCCGGAGAGCCCAAAAAGCAGGAAACACAGCTACAGCATTAGATGCGATTAGTGCAATCGATTGCCATATGTGTCCTGCATCAGTTTCCAAGCAGACGAGAGGCTAAATTTGTTTTGTAGCATTATAATAATACCAAGTCCTGGAATTTATTTCAAATGCTAATAAACCTGAAGGCTAGCCTAAAAGGAAGGAAGAAATGGCTACTTTGGAACCATAAACAATTATTGTTGATGAAAACAAGTGGCAGGAATGGCATCCATATTTTTGCATTCAACTCCTGAAAGGAATTTACCTTGATGGGATACAATCTCAATGCTACAGTCAAAACCTCCATGGTTCCGATCACAGGCACAAAAGCTGAGAAACAGGAAATAGTACAATGACAAGGCAAAAAATGCATTTTAGGCCTTCATCCAATCCTATATGCTTAGctataacaaataaaattattataaaaatgggAAATCAGAAGAAAAAATGttatagaaaagaaaagaatggcTGAAAAATATAATACCTGTACAAAGTTAATCCACTTGTATCAAGAGCAGATTTACAAGAACCATGATAGGAGCATCTTTTAGGGCATCTTTCAAGTGAAATAGACATAGTAGTCTGGCCATCGGAAATGTCACCAGTGCTGTTTAGATGCCTTAGTGCAATATTCCAGATTCCTTCCTTAACATATAAGATGTAAAAATCGACCTTTTCATCACTTGAATTGTACAATACAAAAAACACGGAGTCACCACTGCTGCTTGTCTTGTTTACATAATAATAGTCCCAGTTAATAAGTGATGGCAATCCACCATTTctagcatatatttcataattcatcttTCTATCTGACATTAGCCGGACATGGAGATTTCCACCAGCTGCACCTCGAGGAACATCCAGAAGAAAATAAGTCCAGGTGTCCAGTCCTCCAACTGAGTAGTTGCTTAAAAGGGGCTCAAGATGAAAATTAAGAGCATCTGATATCACATCCCCACCATCTGGCAAATAATAGGATTCAAAAGGGGTCGAATATTTCCTGAGAACCGTCTGCAGACAACCATTCTCAGCTCATCAATAAATTACTCCTGCGAATGAGTTTCTTCAAGCATCAACAGAAAGAAAAGGGAGTACGGGAATAAAGTTGTTCACAAATCTACTTAAAAAAGAactaaaactaaagaaaaataaaaaagtggaAGTGAACACTTTGAAGCCAAATCTTCCAAACTGAAATTTGGCCCTATTTTGCTACAAAACGATTACATCTTTTAACATGAATCTCTTCAGGTTTAAGGAAATTTCACCCTCAGTCCTCTGGAGAAGATGCTCAAGACATGGTGTCCAGTCACCCACAAATAAAGTTCACACTGTCATCTTCTCATCCTTAATTATAAAAGCCTGTTTCTAAGTCACAACTAACAAGCAAGTAATCGCTTTCTCCTACACCTGATATCTGCTTTATCCTCGCAAATGTGGAggtgtaaatattatttaaggcATTGAATTTCAAATAGGCAAATAATTTACTAATAgcatcaaattttaaaactaaaacttaCTGACATGCACCAAgcataatgttaaaataaaaatggattgATGAAATTTATGAAGTTGTAAGCGATACAGAAAACAAATGTAACATGTATGTTGACAATGACCACCTGAAGCATGTATCTTTCAGACGAACAGTTTGGCCCAGCCTTTCCCAAAGGACATTCAAGTTCTTGCACTTCCAAGGAATAGCAAACTTTTGAAACATTACTCAGGGCCCCACCAATTTCCTTTGCAAGATGAAGGGCTAGAATAGAAATATACCACTGGCCAACCTTTGGGAAGCGAATGACCAAAGGGGATTGGTTTAAGTCACCAGAATAATCATGCAGAGTAGCCAATGGCATTGCACCATAACGAGCAAAGCACATTAAATAAATTCTGCTACTATTCCCTATGCTGTCCAGAGGTCTTAACCTTAGATTTTGTACAGAAATTGTTAAGGATTCAGTTATCCGTAGTATCTCTAAGGAGTATATTTTCATTTCTCCATCCCCATGGCAGGAGGTCTCAAAATTGTTCCTGCACAAAACCATGCTTTGATTGAAGAACCCAGATACTGAACCATTTCCTGAACTATTACCAGATCGAGCACAAGAAAGCAGATCAATAGTTTGGTTGCAGTACTGTCCTTGCATTGTTGAGGTTGTACATCCTTCCACGCTAATATTAGCTGTAAAGGAGTAAGCACGGTTCCTAACAATCTGCAACACATAGCAGTAGTGAAGAACAACAATGAGATGAATAGGAACAAAAGCAAGCATTCTTTAAACAAGGATTTGATATCCAGCAGATATCCACAAGCCTAAATGCAAGTGGAGAACAAGGTGCAAAATAGTAGAGCTAGTAATTTACCATCTTTGACTGTGTTCTTGTAGGCCCAACACCATTGAAAAGACCAAAATACAAAACCCTGGCAGATATCTGAACAGATTTTCAAGTTATAGTGCCAATAGTTGAGTTTCTAatagaacataaaagaaaataaaaaggatgcTGTGGGCTAAAAAAATTTACCCCGGATTGTGGGTTAAAAAATGCCAAATGGGTAATATAGTGTAATACTCACCTAAGAATTCAGTTAAACAAACTACATGCGAATATGAATTTTTTAAGACCAAAAGCATGACATGTCTTCCAGCTAAAAACATGTTATAAAGACGGCAAACCTGCTCATTCGTCAACTTCATTGTCATATTTCTTGGCACAGGATAGCACTGCTCCATATTTTGAAGTACTTGTATTCCATCAAAAGATCTGTTAGATAGTGCAACTAGTGCACCAGCAAGAGAAAACGTCTTAAAACTACTAACATTCATTCTGGTTCATGAATTCTgtgattgaaagaaagaaatagtATCTGACATTTGCTAGCTGGATACCTTCTAATGAAGTGCTTGAGACATCTGGCAATGGGAGGCTGCCATCTCTGAAGCATATCATCGGCAGCACACTTTTAGGAACTTTTTTAGCACTTTTAATGTCCTGCAAGCATTTTCAAGTATAAACAAAAGAGGTGagcaaacaataaaaaatttaactaatagtATGAGCAAACAAGAGAAATTCAAGAAACAGCATagtaagaaaatgtgataaaCTAAAAGCCTAATTAACTTGGACAAGCATACTTACAAGATTGACACTCGACTTCAATGCTATCGACATTGAAGAGAACCATGGGGGTAAATCAACTGGAACAAGCAAATAGTAAACCCAGTGAGACACAAATACATCGAATCTAATTACCATTTTCTTTTAACCTTCCTGTTTTCCGGGAAATTCATTTCCAGGAAAACAGGAATGAAGTAGCTTTCCATAAAAGGAAACAATCTAATAATTATGAAGACAGAGAGAAACAGCTTCAAACTTGATGTCTCCCATAACTAATTTGCCTTATTCTGCTGCTGAAACAGTGTTAAATGTAATTCTTtaagggttttctttttttcttttttaaagttaaCTAACGATGAATCTTTCTCTCGGAAAAATTCTAATTGCTTTCCTCATTATAATAgacaaaaagaataaaattagtCTTGAAATCGAaattaattaatagaaaaaaaaaagatccaTTCACATGAAAATATTTCATGCATTAATTGgtaaagtttaaattttagacCACCACTCATTACTTAAGAGCAGTCcacaattaaataatcataaaaaaataacctGAAATGACAAATTGAAAACCATTAAATTAGTTCTCCGTACCTCTTATATAACGCATGTCAAAAGGTCTGATCTGGGTTTCTGGGTATTTGAAGCTTGAAATAGTAAAGGTATCATATCCACCAAGTTGCTCCACCGAATTACAATGCCCAAATAAACaacaaaagagaatgaaaatgcTGAGAATCAAACTGGAAACCGAGCAAAGAATCGAATTTTCTGCCATTTTGGGAGGTGATTCTAAGAAGGGAGCCAACAGAAAATTAATAGTAATAAAGaaagagataatatatatataaaggaattaaaagcataaaagtttttggtttagtgGGTGATTAAAAACGTATTAAAGATCTAATTTGCGGACTGTTTTGAAGTCCTTAATTCAGTCGACTGTgttgaattattattatgatgatgatgattattttttataaatatcctTAAAATGGCTATTTGTTGACTGCTGCTACAGTGCGAGTCAACATAAGCAAAGGATGTAGAAAACATGAAAACAAGGCCACGCTCACGCAAGAGGAACGTGTAGGAAACGCGTCACCGACGTCCTTAAGAAAGAATAAGGTAAAACTACTTTAATAATCCCGTAATAAATCTCAGATTACATTTTTtattggaaaataaataaattaaaaagtaatttcatcttttatattgaatttttttatctatttttattgttaaaaattagcgtagttaataaaataataagacagTTTCACGTGATGTGTTATATTTATCTCATGCTGACATATAAGTACTAATTTTTAAcggtaaaaatagataaaaatttttaatataaaaattaatttactctttaatctaatacaaattaactattttactaatctttttaataaaaagataaaatataatctaacttttTTGTCATGgtttagtttataattttttttgatatgatgcttaaaattatttataatctctTTTTAATCCATAAAGAGAAGGGTAATGCACTCAATTCACGTCCTCTCATATTGACAATAATATTTATATCAATCAAATTAAGACACAATTGACGATTTAATCTATAAATTAAATCTAACTTTTTACTATAAAAAAGGTTGAGCTGTGGAGTTAAACTTAAAAAGCTTAATGCACATTTAGTTTTagttaaatttacttaattaaatttgttaatcTAACTGAAAGTAAAATTAATGCTGATTTTAGCATTCaagcttaatttaaaataatttctgaattatttaatgattttaatctaaaattgaataaattcaattaaactcAGGAGCTTACTACTCTCAGCTCGTTTAATAAAATATACGAATTCCAACTCAATAATGACGGAGTTAAATCCTATTTTCTTGCAACCCTTTACCAATAACTCATCCTTTTGCCGCTTTTTTCTTGAGATTATAGCTTATAAAACTGCAGTTAAATTTAGTTTTcgtgtttatatttttatgtttaatgttttgatttttataatattattagttaataaaaatattttaaataatattaacgtgaatttttaatatttttttaaaaatattggttGTTTGGAATTGAATCCAAACTCTCATGCCTCACAACATAGTATTCTTACCATTAGACTAAAAGGTTGCTGTTAAATTTAAATCcattaataatatcattttttgtTAAAAGACTATTAAATGagtattgtttttttaatattaatatgttatgccaacaaatttaataaaaggacatGTGAATTATCACATGGATGACATgtcagtatttaattaattttaaaaaattaaatattttaaaaaattatttaaatattaatatatcatCCACGTGTATATCATATcaactaaattgaaaacattaattttttcatcTGATGATTCgtgaaaaatgtaaattaaaaattttaaaaataaaatattaaataaatgaataaaaatttaaaagaattgagggtgaaataaattattatgttttttaatctaaaaataataaattattgtaaataaaaacataaacaccaaatttcaaatataaaaaaaatagattgtcCTAAGAAAACAtctaattttaatgttattagaatgtttttattatttattttacgtTTGTTGATGTGAAAAAGCCTCTTTCTTTAAAGGaatagaataaaatttatttatgtctttaagCGAACATGTTTTGGTAATATACTCTTGAAGAAGATGAGGGGAGACGCAATCTCCTGCATCTGAGATCATTTCAATCTATCTCTCATAACCGTAAGATATTAATAAGTTACAGTTGGCAAGGATCCAACGTCAGCATTCGTTTCCCTCTCTtccttttttgtattttaattatgcTTTTGACTCTCGCTCGCTGTCTCCGTCCACCGTTTgtctctctttattcttcaagttcaaaactccgaAAACAGAAACTGAAGGAACAGATTCTTCGCTTGAAACCGTGGAAAGGAACTTCCAGAGAAAACAGCGAGAAACTGCATAGTTTtaaaaaagggaaaggaaaaggagATGACGGTCATAGACTTGATCACGAGAGTTGACGCGATTTGCAAGAAGTACGACAAGTACGACATCGATAAGCAAAAGGCGGTTAACGTCGCCGGTGATGACGCTTTCGCTCGCCTTTACGGCATCGTTGATTCCGAAATCGATGCCGCTCTCCAGGTGTAATCTACTTCCTTTCCTCTTCTCTAGGGCTTTTCTTAactgactcttttttttttttgcttcaaacaaaaaatttcttactttcttttgccttttgttttatgattttatttttaaaatcccgtaGAAATCTGAAGCTGCTGCAACGGAAAAGAATAGGGCTACAGCGGTTGCTATGAATGCGGAAATTCGAAGAACCAAAGCTCGATTGCTTGAAGAACTCCCCAAATTACAACGACTCGCTCTCAAAAAGGTCTTTTCCTTTGTTTGTTTCTCTCTTTTGCTTGATTAGTTGTCAAAGTTTCTAATTGGTTTACCTTAATAGTAATTAGACTAAGAATTTGTTAACCGGTAGTATTAATTTGTGGGGGTTATAGGTGAAGGGGATTTCGAAAGAAGAGCTTGAAGCTCGAAACGATTTGGTTTATTCACTGAAAGATAGGGTTGATTCAATACCAGATGGATCATCAACTGCAACTAAGCAAAGTACTGGTGGTTGGGCAACTTCAACTTCCTCCACCGGCATTAAATTTGATTCATCTTCAGGTAATAGTAACTTATTTGttggaatattttattttcaagataTCAATATAATCAAACGTTGTGAATGTTTGGGAATTGGATTGAATCAGATGAGAGATTCACAAGTGAGTACTTTCAACAAACTGAAGAGTCTGACCGCTTCAGGCAAGAATATGAAATGCGCAGAATGAGACAGGTCGTAATTCCTTTTCTTGTTGTTGACGTTATTGTTTGCCTTACCAATGCTATGAGATTTTCCGCTTCACTTTGCTTGCTTGCTACTCCAATGCTCCGTCTCTTGTTCCATTATGTTAAACATTTATAACTTTCATGGTGGTAATGTTTTGGAGGATTATAGTAAATTCATCTTCTTTTCTAC is part of the Gossypium hirsutum isolate 1008001.06 chromosome D11, Gossypium_hirsutum_v2.1, whole genome shotgun sequence genome and encodes:
- the LOC107923911 gene encoding uncharacterized protein, producing the protein MAENSILCSVSSLILSIFILFCCLFGHCNSVEQLGGYDTFTISSFKYPETQIRPFDMRYIRVDLPPWFSSMSIALKSSVNLDIKSAKKVPKSVLPMICFRDGSLPLPDVSSTSLEVALSNRSFDGIQVLQNMEQCYPVPRNMTMKLTNEQISARVLYFGLFNGVGPTRTQSKMIVRNRAYSFTANISVEGCTTSTMQGQYCNQTIDLLSCARSGNSSGNGSVSGFFNQSMVLCRNNFETSCHGDGEMKIYSLEILRITESLTISVQNLRLRPLDSIGNSSRIYLMCFARYGAMPLATLHDYSGDLNQSPLVIRFPKVGQWYISILALHLAKEIGGALSNVSKVCYSLEVQELECPLGKAGPNCSSERYMLQTVLRKYSTPFESYYLPDGGDVISDALNFHLEPLLSNYSVGGLDTWTYFLLDVPRGAAGGNLHVRLMSDRKMNYEIYARNGGLPSLINWDYYYVNKTSSSGDSVFFVLYNSSDEKVDFYILYVKEGIWNIALRHLNSTGDISDGQTTMSISLERCPKRCSYHGSCKSALDTSGLTLYSFCACDRNHGGFDCSIEIVSHQGHIWQSIALIASNAVAVFPAFWALRQKAFAEWVVYTVSGISSGLYHACDVGTWCVLSFGVLQFMDFWLSFMAVVSTFIYLTTIDEVFKRAIHTAVAILTALMAITKATRSSNIILVMGIGAFGLLLGWLIEFSTKYRSLSCSMGLCLNRLERWPSREWLQNLVNTVMKRFRWGFVLAGFIALAMAAISWNLESSQSYWIWHSVWHVAIYSSSFFFLCSKVITINSGNRTPTDANYQLTQQDSLSQGA
- the LOC107922721 gene encoding syntaxin-71, which translates into the protein MTVIDLITRVDAICKKYDKYDIDKQKAVNVAGDDAFARLYGIVDSEIDAALQKSEAAATEKNRATAVAMNAEIRRTKARLLEELPKLQRLALKKVKGISKEELEARNDLVYSLKDRVDSIPDGSSTATKQSTGGWATSTSSTGIKFDSSSDERFTSEYFQQTEESDRFRQEYEMRRMRQDQGLEVIAEGLDTLKDMAHDMNEELDRQVPLMDEIDDKVDRATSDLKSTNVRLKDTVHKLRSSRNFCIDIILLCIILGIAAYLYNALK